A stretch of Catenulispora sp. EB89 DNA encodes these proteins:
- a CDS encoding muconolactone Delta-isomerase family protein, with amino-acid sequence MREFLVEITTAIPEGTDPAEVDRRRSAEAVRAAELAGSGHLFRLWRPEGELRSIGVWRAGDEQELQEKVLGTLPLRPWMSVVVTPLVSHPNDPGTQDGAS; translated from the coding sequence ATGAGAGAGTTCTTGGTCGAGATCACGACCGCGATCCCCGAGGGCACCGATCCGGCGGAGGTCGATCGGCGCCGGTCCGCCGAGGCTGTGCGAGCCGCGGAGCTGGCCGGATCCGGGCACTTGTTCCGGTTGTGGCGTCCGGAGGGGGAGCTGCGCAGCATCGGCGTCTGGCGCGCCGGGGACGAGCAGGAGTTGCAGGAGAAGGTGCTCGGGACGTTGCCGCTGCGGCCGTGGATGTCGGTGGTGGTGACGCCGCTGGTCTCGCACCCGAACGACCCGGGCACGCAGGATGGTGCGTCCTGA
- a CDS encoding LysR family transcriptional regulator yields the protein MELRQLRYFLAVAEELNFRSAAESLRIAGPSLSQQIKALERDLGVRLFDRDRRSVKLTPVGAALLAQAKQVVEGAEELHRTAAQLSRAAPVRLGYVNWLPPDLERRLSAVARVHVDAWVAPSHAQAARVADHSLDLAVCWIQREDLERRGLNARLLGMDRLYAVAVGEDDTPIAAADTCVLLDRDETSWASWNIFARELCRATGAKPVRIANGGITGSAFFDHVRRIRRPVLNSPKGQTAPPAPDLTRREVVEPRIYWTWSLVWRRDDQRASVLAAVEALADGVDDQALRAPDAWLPADDPYRLP from the coding sequence GTGGAATTGCGTCAGCTCCGGTACTTCCTGGCCGTGGCCGAGGAGCTCAACTTCCGCAGCGCCGCCGAGAGCCTGCGGATCGCCGGCCCCTCGCTCTCGCAGCAGATCAAGGCCCTGGAACGCGACCTGGGGGTGCGGCTGTTCGACCGCGACCGGCGCTCGGTCAAGCTGACGCCGGTCGGCGCGGCGCTGCTGGCGCAGGCCAAGCAGGTCGTGGAGGGCGCCGAGGAGCTGCACCGGACGGCGGCGCAGCTGTCCCGGGCCGCTCCGGTGCGGCTCGGCTACGTCAACTGGCTGCCGCCGGACCTCGAACGGCGGCTGTCGGCGGTCGCGCGCGTGCATGTCGACGCCTGGGTCGCGCCCTCCCACGCGCAGGCGGCCCGGGTCGCCGACCACAGCCTGGACCTGGCGGTGTGCTGGATCCAGCGCGAAGACCTGGAGCGCCGCGGCCTGAACGCCCGGCTGCTCGGCATGGACCGGCTGTACGCCGTCGCCGTGGGGGAGGACGACACCCCGATCGCGGCTGCCGACACCTGCGTGCTGCTGGACCGGGACGAGACGTCCTGGGCGTCGTGGAACATCTTCGCCCGCGAACTGTGCCGGGCCACCGGCGCGAAGCCGGTCCGCATCGCCAACGGCGGCATCACCGGCAGTGCCTTCTTCGACCACGTACGCCGCATCCGCCGGCCGGTGCTCAACTCTCCGAAGGGCCAGACCGCGCCGCCGGCCCCGGACCTGACCCGCCGCGAGGTCGTCGAGCCCAGGATCTACTGGACCTGGTCACTGGTCTGGCGCCGCGACGACCAGCGCGCCTCGGTCCTCGCCGCCGTCGAAGCACTCGCCGACGGCGTGGACGATCAGGCGCTTCGCGCGCCGGACGCCTGGCTGCCCGCCGACGACCCCTACCGACTGCCGTGA
- a CDS encoding YbfB/YjiJ family MFS transporter produces the protein MKAPVGGVDAAPDTSLWHTLRAAAALAAAVGVGRFVYTPILPLMHAQAGLGTSAGAGLATANYAGYLAGALLCTAVPAVARSRAALRWSLLALVASLALMPAGESVAWWWTLRLAAGATSAVVFVIAVHALLNGLHGLHGHRASLAGWGFGGVGAGIALSGAAVLVVRGVGDWRTAWWAAAVLVLVLSAVAWELAPGRAPGQRARVPEEPERASQHRRLQSALLVSYSLDGLGYIIAGTFLVAAISQSSPGWVGTGAWVLVGVAAVPSAAWWAVLGRRFSTPSLLAGALLLQSLGIMLPAVVPGVVPALISAVLFGATFVAISQLALGIGNQLGSARSAALLTTGYSVGQILGPLAVTPALHHGYRQALLWAALVVLAAAVVAAPVWAGLSRDRVAAGRT, from the coding sequence TTGAAGGCGCCGGTCGGCGGCGTCGACGCAGCGCCGGACACATCGCTGTGGCACACCTTGCGTGCCGCGGCGGCGCTGGCTGCCGCGGTCGGCGTAGGGCGCTTCGTCTACACGCCGATTCTGCCGCTGATGCACGCTCAGGCCGGGCTCGGCACGTCGGCGGGAGCGGGTCTGGCCACGGCGAACTACGCCGGGTATCTCGCCGGGGCGCTGCTGTGTACCGCTGTACCGGCGGTGGCGCGATCGCGTGCGGCGCTGCGCTGGTCGTTGCTTGCTTTGGTCGCCTCGCTGGCGCTGATGCCCGCCGGCGAATCAGTGGCCTGGTGGTGGACCCTGCGGCTCGCGGCCGGGGCGACGAGCGCGGTCGTGTTCGTGATCGCGGTGCACGCGCTGCTGAACGGGTTGCACGGGCTGCACGGGCATCGCGCTTCGCTGGCCGGTTGGGGTTTCGGCGGCGTCGGCGCCGGGATCGCGTTGTCGGGCGCGGCGGTGCTGGTGGTGCGCGGTGTGGGTGACTGGCGTACCGCGTGGTGGGCTGCGGCGGTTTTGGTGCTCGTCCTCAGTGCGGTCGCGTGGGAACTCGCGCCGGGCCGGGCTCCGGGTCAGCGGGCCCGGGTCCCCGAAGAACCCGAACGTGCCTCACAGCACCGGCGCCTCCAAAGCGCGTTGCTGGTCAGCTACAGCCTCGACGGTCTGGGCTACATCATCGCCGGCACCTTCCTGGTCGCCGCCATCAGCCAGTCCTCGCCGGGTTGGGTGGGTACCGGCGCCTGGGTGCTCGTCGGTGTGGCGGCGGTGCCGTCGGCGGCGTGGTGGGCCGTGTTGGGCCGCCGTTTCAGTACCCCGAGCCTCCTGGCGGGCGCACTGCTTCTGCAGAGCCTTGGCATCATGCTGCCCGCCGTTGTGCCCGGTGTGGTGCCCGCGCTGATCTCGGCCGTGCTGTTCGGCGCGACGTTCGTCGCGATCAGCCAACTCGCACTCGGGATCGGGAACCAGCTCGGCTCCGCGCGCTCGGCGGCGTTGCTGACGACCGGGTATTCGGTGGGGCAGATCCTCGGGCCGCTGGCGGTCACGCCGGCGCTGCACCACGGCTATCGGCAGGCGTTGCTGTGGGCGGCTCTGGTGGTTCTGGCCGCGGCCGTCGTCGCCGCGCCGGTGTGGGCCGGCCTGTCGCGTGACCGCGTCGCCGCCGGTCGGACCTAG
- a CDS encoding putative quinol monooxygenase, protein MKIGLLVRIEAKPEFADQVESALRGARQLADEEQATVAWFAFRQSPTVFGVFDTFDDEDGRKAHLAGRIAAALGEMAQTMLATAPTIAEVDLLAVKVP, encoded by the coding sequence ATGAAGATCGGTCTGCTGGTCCGCATCGAGGCCAAGCCCGAGTTCGCGGACCAGGTGGAGAGCGCGCTGCGCGGCGCGCGCCAGCTCGCCGACGAGGAGCAGGCGACGGTGGCGTGGTTCGCCTTCCGCCAGTCGCCCACCGTCTTCGGCGTCTTCGACACCTTCGACGACGAGGACGGCCGCAAGGCGCACCTGGCAGGGCGGATCGCCGCCGCGCTCGGGGAGATGGCGCAGACGATGCTCGCCACCGCTCCGACGATCGCGGAGGTCGACCTGCTCGCGGTCAAGGTGCCCTGA